The Flavobacterium galactosidilyticum nucleotide sequence TGAGTGTATCGATTTTCAAAAAAATGTAGCTAAACAGATTGTAGAATCACTATACGAGCACCAAATCCAATCTGTTATCATTGAAGGCGGCAGCCAAACCCTACAGACATTTATTGATGCTAACCTTTGGGACGAAGCTCGAGTCTTTATTGGAAACATCCATTTTACTAACGGAAAAAAAGCCCCTCAACTCGTGAGTAAAGAAGCAGAGAAACGATATATCGGTGCAGACGAACTTATAATTTCAAGAAACCATGATTAACACTATAATTTTTGATTTTGGAGATATTTTTATCAATTTAGATAAAGAAGCGACCATTACTGCTTTTAAAAAATTAGGATTAAGCGAATGGAATACTGATTTGAATAATTTGAACATGCAATTTGAGACTGGAAAAATTTCCCGCGAAAATTTCCTTTCGGGAATTCAAAAACACATTCCAAATGCTAGTATTCAAGAAATTGAAACTGCTTGGTGCACAATACTTCTTGACTTTCCTCTCTATCGCTTAGAGTTTCTTCAAATACTTTCTCAAAAATACCGTCTATTTTTACTATCAAATACAGATGCAATTCATATCGAGTCATTTGAGCAAAAACATGGAATTTCTTTTTATAGCGATTTCTATCAATGTTTTGAAAAAGTGTATTTTTCGTATGAAATTGGTTTACGAAAACCTGATTTAGAAATATACAAGCATTTAATTAACAATCATGAATTAGATCCAAAACGCACATTATTTGTTGATGACAAAAAAGAAAACACTGATGCGGCTCATAGTTTAGGATTTAACGTTTATAATTTACAAGTAGGAGAAGAAGATGTAATCCATTTATTAGACAGAACAATAATTTAGAAATAGAACACTTTTGGACATTAAAGACACTTACAAAACCATTGATTTTTCACCAGAAGAGGTGCTTTTCAAAGAAAAAAATAGTAAGTTTTTTGGATACGCATTTCCAATCCAGTCGGAGGAAGAAGTCAAGCCACTAATTGATACTCTACGTAAGCAACATCCAAATGCTGGCCATTTT carries:
- a CDS encoding HAD family hydrolase; translated protein: MINTIIFDFGDIFINLDKEATITAFKKLGLSEWNTDLNNLNMQFETGKISRENFLSGIQKHIPNASIQEIETAWCTILLDFPLYRLEFLQILSQKYRLFLLSNTDAIHIESFEQKHGISFYSDFYQCFEKVYFSYEIGLRKPDLEIYKHLINNHELDPKRTLFVDDKKENTDAAHSLGFNVYNLQVGEEDVIHLLDRTII